GGAAAACCTCGTGCACTGCGAGGCGCTGCCACCTGCTGCCGCGAGCGGCACCGCTCGGCGGACGAGATTCGACCGCAGGGAACCTTGCGACGCTCGCAGTGCGGAAGGACGTGCGGCTGGCAGGGAGAGCGGCGAGCGCCATGGCGCTCGGGAGGAGAATGGAGGCGGCACCCAGATTCGAACTGGGGATGACGGTTTTGCAAACCGTTGCCTTACCACTTGGCGATGCCGCCGGATCCATGGAGCGGAAGAGAGGGATGGAGCGGGAAACGGGATTCGAACCCGCGACGTCCACCTTGGCAAGGTGGTGCTCTACCAACTGAGCTATTCCCGCTCGACCGGACCAGATGTTACCCATCCCGGGATCCCTGTCAATGCCCCTGGCGCCCCAGAATGGCGTTCAGCGCCGGCTCCCGGCGAGTCCCTGCCGCCTCTGCGTCGCCGCGAGATCGTAGACCTGGCGATAGCGGCGCGCCGAACGCCGCCAGGAGAAATCCTGCTGCATGCCGGCGCGACGCAGGGCCGCCAAATGCGCCGGGTTCTGGAAGGCGCGGCAGGCGCGGCGGACGCTCTCGAGCAGCGCTGGCGCGGTGTAAGGAGCGAAGACGAAACCGGTGCCGTTCTGCCCGTCCCAGTCCTGCACCGTGTCTGCCAGTCCCCCGGTGCGGCGGACCACGGGAATAGTGCCGTAGCGCATGCTGTACATCTGATTCAAGCCACAAGGCTCGTAGCGCGACGGCATGAGGAAGAAATCACTGCCGGCTTCGATCCAGTGCGCCAGGGCGTCGTCGTAGTCGAGGTGCACCGCCAGACGTTCGGGCCGGGCCCGGGCGCGCTCCCGCAGCCGCGCCTCGAAGGCGGGGTCACCGCGACCGAGGAGCACGAGCTGCAGCGGTAGCTCCAGAATCGGGTCGAGGCCGTCGAGGAGCAAGTCCACGCCTTTTTGCTCCACCAGCCGCGACACCATCCCGAAGAGCGGTGTCGCCGTCGACACGGGCAGGCCGCTCTTCTCCTGCAGGGTGCGCTTGCAGGTGGCCTTGCCGGAGAGAGCATTCAGACCGTAGGTCGCGGGCAGGTGCGGATCCCGCGTTGGGTCCCAGATCCGCTCGTCGATGCCGTTCAGGATCCCGTGCACGGCGTCGCCGCGGCTGCGCAGCACCCCTTCCAGGCCGTGGCCGTACTCGGCGCTTTCCTGGATCTCCCGCGCGTACGTAGGGCTCACGGTAATCACGGCGTCGGCGAACACCAGGCCGGCCTTGAGCGTGTTCATGCGTCCCCAGAACTCGACCGGGCCGAAGGGTGCCATGAATGCGCCGGGAAGCCCGGTGAGGGCGAATTGGCTCGCGTCGTACGCGCCCTGGTAGCCGAGGTTATGGAGGCCGAGAACGATGGCTGTCTGCGCCAGCGTGCCGTCGTCGCCCGCGGCGCGGTAGGCAGCTGCCAGGGCGCAGTGGTGATCGTTCAGATGCAGCACATCGGGCGCCGGGCCGAGCCGCGGCAGCGCGGCGAGCAGTGCCCGGCTGAAGAAGATCCAGCGCGCCGCCGCATCGGGGTACTCCTGCCCCGTGCCGGGATCGCCGTAGATGCCGGCGCGGTGGAAGAAGCCCGGGTGCTCGACGAGGACGACGAGCGCCGCCGTGGCGGGGAACCTGCCGGCGAGGAGCGAGAAGCTTTCCACGCGATCACCGAGCGGCACCTGCATGCTGCCCGGCAGACGGCGGAGACCGTGTCGTTCCGGGCCGATGCTGCCGTACGCCGGCAGCACCACGGTGACCTCGAGGCCGGTGTCGGCAAGAGCCGCCGCCAGGGCGCCGACGGCATCGCCCAGGCCCCCGGTCTTGGCGAAAGGCACTGCCTCGGCGGCGGCGAGGACGACGCGGTGCACGGGTGGCAAGCTCTCGCCTCCTTGGCGTCCCAGGCGTGGCGCGGGAAGAAATCGATCCCGGCGGTGTGCGGCGCTTCAGTCGACCCGCGCCTGGCGCAGCACCAGCGCCGCTTCTTCCGGCGGCGTCGGATTGATGTAGAAATCGCTGCCCCACTCGAAGCCCGCCACCTTGGTGAGCTTGGGCATGATCTCCAGGTGCCAGTGGTAGTACTCGGCCACCTCGTGGCCGTTGCTCGGCGAGGTGTGCAGGACGTAGTTGTAGGGGGCGCGCTCCAGGGTGACGTCGAGGCGGCGCAGCGTCTCGCGCAGGATCTCGCTCAAGCGTTCCAGGGCCGGGCGGCTCAGGGATTCGAAGTGCGGGGCGTGGGCCCGCGGCAGAATCCAGGTCTCGTAGGGAAAGCGGGAAGCGAAGGGCTCGAGGGCGACGAAGGTCTCGTTCTCCGCCACGATCCGCACGCCGGCCCGGGTCTCTTCGCTCAGAATGTCGCAGAAGACGCAACGCTCGTGCAGGTCGAAGTGGCGGCGGGCGCCTTCGATCTCCTCGCTGACCCGCTTCGGCACCACCGGCGTGGCGATGATCTGGGTATGTGCATGCTCCAGGGTGGCACCCGCTTCCGCGCCTTGGTTCTTGAAGACGAGGATGTAGCGGAAACGTCGGTCCTGCTTGAGGTCTTGCACACGCTGCACGTAGGCATCGAGAACGCAGGTCACCTGCTCCAGCGGCAGGTCGGCGAGCTGCACCTGGTGCAGCGGCGACTCGATCACCACTTCATGGGCGCCGATGGCGTTCATCATGTCGTACATGCCCACGGCGCGCCGGCCGAGCTCGCCCTCGATGCGCAGCGCCGGATACTTGTTGGGCACCACCCGCACCTGCCAGCCCGGAGCGTTGGGGAACGGCTGCCCCGGGCGGAAAGCGAGGACCTCCGGCGGCGTGTGACTCTCGCTGCCGTAACAGAACGGACAGACCCCGCCCACGGGCAGTTCGCGGTGGACCGCGAGGTCCGTGGGGCGGTTGTTGCGTTCGGAGGCGATGATGACCCAACGCCCGAGGATGGGGTCCTTGCGAATCTCCTGCATAGGAACGAGGTCCGCCTCGCGTTCTAGGGAGAGACGATCCGTGCCGGTACGGTGAAAGCCGAGGCGTAGCCGGCGCCGCGCAACTCTTCCTGCAAGGCCTGGCAGGCGGCCTCGCTCTCGCAGTCCCCGACGCGGACCTTGAAGAAGGGCGGCTCGGAGTCGAGGTAGACGGGGCTCTGGGTTTGGGTCGTGAGCTCGTCGCGCAGCGTCTCCGCCGCCTCCCGCGCCCGGCTGGCGAACACCTGGATGCGGTACCCCGGCACACCGCCGCTGTTCGCCGGCGTCGCCACCGTGCCCCGCGCCGGCAACGACTCGACGCTGAACGACGCGTCGCTGCTCAAGCCCGCCGTCGGCGGGATCTCATAGGTTGGTCCGGGCTCCGACGGGCTCGCGTCCGCACTGGCTGCTGCGGGCGCGACCGGCGCCGGTGCCGGGAACTGCCCTTCTTGCTGCCACGAATACGTCGACGGCTGCGGCGGCGGCGCCGCCGAGGTCGTCCCGTGCTGCCGGAGAGTCCAGGACCCGCAGCCGGCGAGGCTCACGCACACGCAAGCGAGGGTCCACCCGCTCCACCCACGTCCCCATCCCATCGGACACCTCCTGGAAACGAAGCCGCACCGGGCGTAGGCGCGCCCGAGCCGCGAAGCCGCCGGAGCCTTCTCAAACGAGAGCGAGGTAGAGCCGCTCCGTGGCCCCGGCGATGTCGTCCCAATTGTAAGACGAAAGGACCCGAGCGCGCGCCTGAAGACCGAGGGATTCGGCCTGCTCGGGGTGGGCCAGGAGCTGCGCCAGAACCGCCTGGAGAGCGTCTGGATTCCCGACCGGGAAGGTGATCCCGGTCGAGCCCACCGCTTCGAGGTTCTCGGCGATATCGCTCACCACCACCGGACGGGCATGCGCCATGGCTTCGAGAACAGCGAGCGGCAGGCCCTCCACCTCGGAGGGATGCACCAGCGCCGTGGCATGGGCGTAGAGCTGCTGCAGCGGCTCGTCCTGCAGATAGCCGGTGAAGACGACGCGCCCATCGGCCCCGCGTTGCAGCGCTTGCATCGCTTCGGGCGAGACGTGCACATCGCCGACGACGACGAGGCGCTGTGGCGTGTCCAAGGCGGTGAAGGCTTCGAGCAAAGTACCCAGGCCGCGGTCCGGCAGGATGCGGCCGACGAAGAGGAAGTAGCCTCGCGCCGAGAGCTGCCAGCGCCGCAGCGCCGCATCGCCGGGCTGGTCGCGGAAGGTGGCACCGTTCGGGATGTAATGGGCGCTGCGCCCGTAAGTCTGCCGGATGTATTCCTGCAGCAATCGTGACACGGCGATGACGGCGTCGGCATGCCGGAGCGCAGTGCGCTCCCCTTGCCGGAGCGACCAGCGCGCCACCCTTCCCCACTTGCGTTGCCGCCAGTCCTGCGCGTGGTAGGTGAAGACGGTGCGCACGCGCCGGCCCGCCCAGGGGAGGAAGAGGCCTGGTCCGATGCCGTGCAGGTGCAGGATGTCGTAGCGTGGGCGCAGAGCCACTTCCAGGGCACAGAGCGCCGTGTGCGAGGCGGCGTCGAGGTGCTTGGTGTTCAGGCTCGGCCGCCGCTGCAAGCGCACGCCTTCCCAGGTGCGCTCGCGGCTCGGATGGTGGCCGCGGGTGAAGACGTCGACGGTGTGGCCGCGACGCACGAGGCGCGCCGCGATTTCCTCCACGTGCCTCTCGATTCCACCATGCTGCGCCGGGATGCCCTTGCTCCCCAGCATGGCGATGCGCAGCGGCCGGAACGCGGCCGCTTCGGACGCGCCCGGCTCGCTCTCGTCCTTCACCCGCAAACCTCCGTGTAGATGCGCTCCACAGCCTCGACGTGTTGCGTCAGACCGTGCCGGTGCTCCACGGCGCGGCGTGCGCCGAGGCCCAGCTGCCGCCAGCGTTCCGGTTGCGCGATCGCCACCTCTAGGCCACGCCTCCAGGCCTCGACATCCCCCGGCGGCAAGAGCTCGCCGGTTTCGCCGGGCCGCACCAGCTCGGGGACACCGCCGACTTGGGAAGCCAAGACCGCGCGTCCGAGCGCCATCGCCTCGAGCACGGCGAAGGGAGCGTTCTCCAGGCACTCGGAGGGCAGAACGACGAAGCTCGCTGCCCGCATTTCTTGCCAGAGCGCCGCCGCCGAGAGCTGACCGCAGAACACCACGCGGCCTGGCGGTGCGGCCGCCGCCAACTCGCGGAGCTCGGGCTCGAGCGGCCCGCTGCCGCAGAGAACCAAGCTGCCGGCCGGGAGGCGAGACGCAGCGCGCACCAAGGTGCGCAAGCCCTTCTCCGGACTCAGGCGCCCGGCGTAAACGAAGCGCTGCGGCACCGGGGTCTCGGGACCGGCGCTCACCGCCGGAGCGAAGTTGGGCAGGTACTGCAAGCGCTCTGCCTCGATACCGCCGCGCTGCAGCATGGCTTGCATGAAACGGCTCGGCACCAGGAAGCGCTGCACCACGGCGTAGCTCCGACGTGCCTGGTGCAGGAGCGCTTCCGCGGCGAGCCAGGCGCTCGCCGCCCAGGAGCCACCACAACGAAAGCGCAGGCAAGCGAGGAAACCCTCGTGCATGCAGGCGTCGCAGGGCACCCCGTGGCGCAGCAGGTCGTAGCGCGGGCAGACGAGCTTGTAGTCGTGCACGGTCATCACCACGGGCACGCCCGCCGCGGCGGCGGCATCGAGGATGGAGGGAGTGAGCTGGTGGTAGATGTTGTGGACGTGCACGACCTGCGCCTGACTGCGTTGCAACAGCGTCGCGAACTTCCGGCGTGCCTCGAAGGAGTAGAGCATGGCAGCGCCGTCGCGCAGGGGTTGCGTGCCCGAGCCGCGGTACTCCCGCCGGCGGACCAAGGCGACGTCGGCGCCCGAGACGGCATTCTGCGGATGCTGCATGCCGAACCACGCCACCCGATGGCCGCGCGCCTGGAGCGCCGCGCCCAGATCGAGGACGGCGCGCTCGGCACCGCCGCGGGGGTTCAGGAACTTGTTGGCCAGGAGTATGCGCATAAGGACGATCGAACCGGCGGCAGCGTCTTCGTGCCGGCGCTGCCGACAGGGGCTCAGGGGGCATTATAGGCGCCCCGCGGCCCGGTCCTGCTTGGTGGCGCGGGGCCGGGAGGCTTCCCGGCGCGGCGGCTCAGGTTTCGAGCACAGGGTAGGCGATGTCGACCGTCTTGCCCTCGCGGTGGAGGGAGTCGCAGGCGGCCTCCAGGACCCGCACCACCGCCAGGCCTTCCTCGGAGTTGGAGCGCGGGTGCTGGCCGCTCTCGATGCAGTCGACGAAGTGACGGCATTCGACCTTGAGCGGCTCCGAGTCGTCGAGGCGCGGGGTCAAGATGTCGCCGAAACGGTAGCTGAGGGAGAATTCGCCGAAGTTATCGTAATGGGGTGGCACGTTCACGCCCTTGTCGTAGACGCGGATCTTCTCCAGCGCCGAGACGTCGTCGTACACCAGCATCTTCCGCGACCCGACCACGGTGGTGCGGCGGATCTTGCACGGATCGAGCCAGCTGACGTGGATGTTGGCGATGACGCCGCTCGGATACTCGAGATCGATGAAGGCCACGTCCTCGATGCCCGGCCGGACCGAGCTCTTGCCATGGGCGGCGACGCGCTCGGGTCGACAGCCCAGGATATGGTTCATGATCGAGATGTCGTGGGGGGCCAGGTCCCAGATCACATTGATGTCCGGCTGGAACACCCCCAGGTTCACCCGGGTGCTGTTGAGGTAGTAGATCGTCCCCAGCTCGCCCTGGGCGATGAGGTCGCGGATCTTCGTCACCGCGGCGGTGTACACGAAGGTGTGCCCCACCATCAGGGTGCGGCGGCGTAGGCTGGCTTCCGCCGCCATTTCCATGCACTGCTCGCTGGATTGCGCCAGGGGCTTCTCGACGAAGACGTGCTTGCCCGCACGCAGGGCTTCCATGGCGATCGCATAGTGGGTGGACACCG
The Candidatus Krumholzibacteriia bacterium DNA segment above includes these coding regions:
- a CDS encoding SPOR domain-containing protein, translated to MGWGRGWSGWTLACVCVSLAGCGSWTLRQHGTTSAAPPPQPSTYSWQQEGQFPAPAPVAPAAASADASPSEPGPTYEIPPTAGLSSDASFSVESLPARGTVATPANSGGVPGYRIQVFASRAREAAETLRDELTTQTQSPVYLDSEPPFFKVRVGDCESEAACQALQEELRGAGYASAFTVPARIVSP
- the glgA gene encoding glycogen synthase GlgA; this translates as MHRVVLAAAEAVPFAKTGGLGDAVGALAAALADTGLEVTVVLPAYGSIGPERHGLRRLPGSMQVPLGDRVESFSLLAGRFPATAALVVLVEHPGFFHRAGIYGDPGTGQEYPDAAARWIFFSRALLAALPRLGPAPDVLHLNDHHCALAAAYRAAGDDGTLAQTAIVLGLHNLGYQGAYDASQFALTGLPGAFMAPFGPVEFWGRMNTLKAGLVFADAVITVSPTYAREIQESAEYGHGLEGVLRSRGDAVHGILNGIDERIWDPTRDPHLPATYGLNALSGKATCKRTLQEKSGLPVSTATPLFGMVSRLVEQKGVDLLLDGLDPILELPLQLVLLGRGDPAFEARLRERARARPERLAVHLDYDDALAHWIEAGSDFFLMPSRYEPCGLNQMYSMRYGTIPVVRRTGGLADTVQDWDGQNGTGFVFAPYTAPALLESVRRACRAFQNPAHLAALRRAGMQQDFSWRRSARRYRQVYDLAATQRRQGLAGSRR
- a CDS encoding glycosyltransferase family 4 protein, which gives rise to MKDESEPGASEAAAFRPLRIAMLGSKGIPAQHGGIERHVEEIAARLVRRGHTVDVFTRGHHPSRERTWEGVRLQRRPSLNTKHLDAASHTALCALEVALRPRYDILHLHGIGPGLFLPWAGRRVRTVFTYHAQDWRQRKWGRVARWSLRQGERTALRHADAVIAVSRLLQEYIRQTYGRSAHYIPNGATFRDQPGDAALRRWQLSARGYFLFVGRILPDRGLGTLLEAFTALDTPQRLVVVGDVHVSPEAMQALQRGADGRVVFTGYLQDEPLQQLYAHATALVHPSEVEGLPLAVLEAMAHARPVVVSDIAENLEAVGSTGITFPVGNPDALQAVLAQLLAHPEQAESLGLQARARVLSSYNWDDIAGATERLYLALV
- the galT gene encoding galactose-1-phosphate uridylyltransferase; translated protein: MQEIRKDPILGRWVIIASERNNRPTDLAVHRELPVGGVCPFCYGSESHTPPEVLAFRPGQPFPNAPGWQVRVVPNKYPALRIEGELGRRAVGMYDMMNAIGAHEVVIESPLHQVQLADLPLEQVTCVLDAYVQRVQDLKQDRRFRYILVFKNQGAEAGATLEHAHTQIIATPVVPKRVSEEIEGARRHFDLHERCVFCDILSEETRAGVRIVAENETFVALEPFASRFPYETWILPRAHAPHFESLSRPALERLSEILRETLRRLDVTLERAPYNYVLHTSPSNGHEVAEYYHWHLEIMPKLTKVAGFEWGSDFYINPTPPEEAALVLRQARVD
- a CDS encoding glycosyltransferase; its protein translation is MRILLANKFLNPRGGAERAVLDLGAALQARGHRVAWFGMQHPQNAVSGADVALVRRREYRGSGTQPLRDGAAMLYSFEARRKFATLLQRSQAQVVHVHNIYHQLTPSILDAAAAAGVPVVMTVHDYKLVCPRYDLLRHGVPCDACMHEGFLACLRFRCGGSWAASAWLAAEALLHQARRSYAVVQRFLVPSRFMQAMLQRGGIEAERLQYLPNFAPAVSAGPETPVPQRFVYAGRLSPEKGLRTLVRAASRLPAGSLVLCGSGPLEPELRELAAAAPPGRVVFCGQLSAAALWQEMRAASFVVLPSECLENAPFAVLEAMALGRAVLASQVGGVPELVRPGETGELLPPGDVEAWRRGLEVAIAQPERWRQLGLGARRAVEHRHGLTQHVEAVERIYTEVCG
- a CDS encoding Gfo/Idh/MocA family oxidoreductase, with translation MLHIGVIGCGYWGPNLIRNFQIPQRSRVTMCADLDAGRLEHMRDLYPLLRATQDAREILEDPQIGAVAIATPVSTHYAIAMEALRAGKHVFVEKPLAQSSEQCMEMAAEASLRRRTLMVGHTFVYTAAVTKIRDLIAQGELGTIYYLNSTRVNLGVFQPDINVIWDLAPHDISIMNHILGCRPERVAAHGKSSVRPGIEDVAFIDLEYPSGVIANIHVSWLDPCKIRRTTVVGSRKMLVYDDVSALEKIRVYDKGVNVPPHYDNFGEFSLSYRFGDILTPRLDDSEPLKVECRHFVDCIESGQHPRSNSEEGLAVVRVLEAACDSLHREGKTVDIAYPVLET